In Streptomyces sp. NBC_01381, a genomic segment contains:
- a CDS encoding LPXTG cell wall anchor domain-containing protein — protein MTPSPRRCLIPAAVAVVASVAALTSVAAPATAADEPERRVQVAMVNFTDSRISDAGKLETALKDNYFGASGSLTSYYNEVTGGATTFKAAEGDGVTGPVDIDLAATGCDTGKINELTRKALAAQGVAEDSYDHLSLVFPSEKAGCDWLALGTVGGGTTWMPIGADGKMSMTALVHEFGHNFGYSHHMRLRCPEGDLGAGCKEAGTSHKTPMGGGGWEAGLTSPELLHNKWLSGGEVAKVGKSGTYTLRPLYGSGSGVRALDIPLGDDRLVVELRHESGTVDGEIQGVHAYRVPGGDYAKSALLDPTSDADADALKAGTALTDKARKVKVEVVKAGAESATVEVSLNGVAAPAKPEQAAEKPNDTRPEGDSTELAETGGDSDTTLAYSIGGALLLASGGAFLLKSRRRG, from the coding sequence ATGACACCGTCCCCGCGCCGCTGCCTCATACCCGCCGCAGTGGCCGTAGTGGCTTCAGTGGCCGCCCTGACATCCGTCGCCGCGCCCGCCACCGCCGCCGACGAGCCGGAGCGGCGCGTACAGGTCGCCATGGTGAACTTCACGGACAGCCGGATATCGGACGCGGGCAAGCTCGAAACCGCCCTGAAGGACAACTACTTCGGGGCTTCCGGCTCCCTCACCTCGTACTACAACGAGGTCACCGGCGGTGCGACCACCTTCAAGGCCGCCGAGGGCGACGGCGTCACCGGACCCGTCGACATCGATCTCGCGGCCACCGGCTGCGACACCGGCAAGATCAACGAACTGACGCGGAAGGCCCTCGCCGCGCAGGGCGTCGCCGAGGACAGCTACGACCATCTGTCGCTCGTCTTCCCCTCGGAGAAGGCCGGCTGCGACTGGCTCGCGCTCGGCACCGTCGGCGGCGGCACCACCTGGATGCCGATCGGCGCCGACGGCAAGATGTCGATGACCGCCCTGGTCCACGAGTTCGGCCACAACTTCGGCTACAGCCACCACATGCGGCTCCGCTGCCCCGAAGGGGACCTCGGGGCGGGCTGCAAGGAGGCCGGCACCAGCCACAAGACCCCGATGGGCGGCGGCGGTTGGGAGGCCGGGCTCACCTCGCCCGAGCTGCTGCACAACAAGTGGCTTTCGGGTGGCGAGGTCGCCAAGGTCGGCAAGTCGGGTACGTACACGCTGCGTCCGTTGTACGGGAGCGGAAGCGGGGTCCGGGCGCTCGACATCCCGCTGGGCGACGACCGCCTGGTCGTGGAGCTGCGGCACGAGTCCGGCACGGTCGACGGCGAAATCCAGGGCGTGCACGCCTACCGGGTGCCGGGCGGCGACTACGCCAAGTCCGCGCTCCTGGACCCGACTTCGGACGCCGATGCGGACGCGCTGAAAGCGGGGACGGCGCTGACGGACAAGGCGCGGAAGGTGAAGGTCGAGGTCGTGAAGGCGGGGGCGGAGTCCGCGACGGTCGAGGTGAGCCTGAACGGGGTGGCGGCTCCGGCCAAGCCCGAGCAGGCCGCGGAGAAGCCCAACGACACCCGCCCCGAAGGCGATTCCACCGAACTCGCCGAAACCGGCGGCGACTCCGACACCACCCTCGCCTACTCCATCGGCGGCGCACTGCTCCTGGCATCGGGCGGCGCGTTCCTGCTGAAATCACGCCGCCGAGGCTGA
- a CDS encoding sulfatase encodes MSSYDQSALSRRAFGGAVGAGAAAAVGLPAAAEARERPFRAAWRPGGKRPNILFILGDDLGWADLSSYGSPHIKTPNLDRLARQGVRFTDAYSGSATCSPTRFSLYTGRFPGRTKGGLAEPIADKSAGLDPTHPTLASLLRDAGYATALIGKWHCGYLPDYSPTRSGWDEFFGNFGGALEYYSKLGLGGEYDLYEGDAEYKDLRYYTRILTERASEYVLRDHGDTPWLLNLNFTTPHWPWIADGDTEESAEIVRRIKAGEKGALWHQDGGSVEKYTEMVQDLDRSVGEVLKALKKSGQERDTLVFFASDNGGERFSYNWPLSGNKASLQEGGIRVPTIVRWPARLDGGQVSHEPVFTPDWTATLLEIGGARPNPAYELDGTSLAPYLLKGEELAERELFWRVRGERALRRGEWKYYRGKGGKDQLFNLAADQREQADRAPGEPKLLAELKAAWERTNAGLLPYPAA; translated from the coding sequence ATGTCTTCGTACGACCAGTCCGCTCTGTCCCGGCGCGCCTTCGGGGGCGCGGTGGGAGCCGGTGCCGCCGCCGCGGTGGGGCTGCCCGCCGCGGCCGAGGCCCGCGAGCGGCCCTTCCGTGCGGCCTGGCGCCCCGGCGGCAAGCGGCCGAACATCCTGTTCATCCTCGGCGACGACCTGGGGTGGGCGGATCTCTCCTCCTACGGGTCGCCGCACATCAAGACGCCGAACCTGGACCGCCTCGCGCGCCAGGGCGTGCGGTTCACCGATGCCTACTCCGGGTCCGCGACCTGCTCGCCGACCCGCTTCAGCCTCTACACGGGGCGCTTTCCGGGGCGTACGAAGGGTGGGCTCGCGGAGCCGATAGCTGACAAGTCCGCCGGGCTCGACCCGACGCATCCCACGCTGGCGTCGCTGCTGCGGGATGCCGGGTACGCGACGGCGCTGATCGGGAAGTGGCACTGCGGGTATCTGCCGGACTACTCGCCCACCAGGTCGGGCTGGGACGAGTTCTTCGGGAACTTCGGCGGGGCCCTGGAGTACTACTCGAAGCTGGGGCTCGGCGGTGAGTACGACCTCTACGAGGGCGATGCCGAGTACAAGGACCTGCGCTACTACACGCGGATCCTGACCGAGCGGGCGAGCGAGTACGTCCTGCGGGACCACGGAGACACGCCCTGGCTGCTCAATCTGAACTTCACCACCCCGCACTGGCCGTGGATCGCCGACGGGGACACCGAGGAGAGCGCCGAGATCGTACGGAGGATCAAGGCGGGCGAGAAGGGTGCGCTCTGGCATCAGGACGGCGGGTCCGTCGAGAAGTACACCGAGATGGTGCAGGACCTGGACCGGTCGGTCGGCGAGGTCCTGAAGGCGCTGAAGAAGTCCGGGCAGGAGCGGGACACGCTCGTCTTCTTCGCCTCCGACAACGGTGGTGAGCGCTTCTCGTACAACTGGCCGCTCTCGGGCAACAAGGCCTCGCTCCAGGAGGGCGGCATCCGCGTGCCGACCATCGTGCGGTGGCCCGCGCGGCTCGACGGCGGGCAGGTCAGCCATGAGCCGGTGTTCACGCCCGACTGGACGGCGACGCTCCTGGAGATCGGCGGGGCGCGGCCGAACCCCGCATACGAGCTGGACGGGACCAGCCTCGCGCCCTATCTCCTGAAGGGCGAGGAGCTCGCCGAGCGTGAGCTGTTCTGGCGGGTGCGTGGAGAGCGGGCGCTGCGGCGCGGGGAGTGGAAGTACTACCGGGGCAAGGGCGGCAAGGACCAGCTGTTCAACCTTGCCGCTGATCAGCGGGAGCAGGCCGACCGGGCGCCGGGCGAGCCGAAGCTGCTCGCCGAGCTGAAGGCGGCGTGGGAGCGGACTAATGCGGGGCTGCTGCCGTACCCCGCTGCCTGA
- a CDS encoding putative leader peptide has translation MPQQPLGDPTVTLVERRHVDLVRVASAICRRAA, from the coding sequence ATGCCCCAGCAGCCCCTCGGTGACCCGACGGTCACCCTTGTGGAGCGCCGCCACGTCGACCTGGTCCGTGTCGCGAGCGCCATCTGTCGCCGCGCTGCCTGA
- the purF gene encoding amidophosphoribosyltransferase → MPRGDGRLNHDLLPGEKGPQDACGVFGVWAPGEEVAKLTYFGLYALQHRGQESAGIAVSNGSQILVFKDMGLVSQVFDETSLSSLQGHIAVGHARYSTTGASVWENAQPTFRATAHGSIALGHNGNLVNTAQLAELVAELPKENGRATQVAATNDTDLVTALLAGQVDDDGKPLTIEDAAMKVLPDVQGAFSLVFMDEHTLYAARDPQGIRPLVLGRLERGWVVASESAALDICGASFVREVEPGEFIAIDENGLRTSRFAEAKPKGCVFEYVYLARPDTDIAGRNVYLSRVEMGRKLAKEAPVEADLVIATPESGTPAAIGYAEASGIPFGAGLVKNAYVGRTFIQPSQTIRQLGIRLKLNPLKEVIKGKRLVVVDDSIVRGNTQRALVKMLREAGAAEIHIRISSPPVKWPCFFGIDFATRAELIANGMTIDEIATSMGADSLSYISIDGMIEATTIDKPNLCRACFDGEYPMDLPDPELLGKQLLETELAAGPASTAAADAIRRP, encoded by the coding sequence GTGCCACGTGGTGACGGTCGACTCAATCACGATCTGCTCCCCGGCGAGAAAGGCCCCCAGGACGCTTGTGGCGTCTTCGGTGTCTGGGCTCCGGGCGAAGAGGTCGCAAAGCTCACGTACTTCGGGCTCTACGCCCTCCAGCATCGGGGCCAGGAATCCGCGGGAATCGCGGTCAGCAACGGCTCCCAGATCCTCGTCTTCAAGGACATGGGGCTCGTTTCCCAGGTCTTCGACGAAACCTCTCTCAGCTCGCTCCAGGGTCATATCGCGGTCGGTCACGCCCGCTACTCGACCACCGGGGCCTCCGTATGGGAGAACGCCCAGCCGACGTTCCGTGCCACCGCGCACGGCTCCATCGCGCTCGGGCACAACGGCAACCTCGTCAACACGGCCCAGCTCGCCGAGCTGGTCGCCGAGCTGCCCAAGGAGAACGGCCGCGCGACCCAGGTCGCGGCGACCAACGACACCGACCTGGTGACGGCTCTCCTCGCGGGCCAGGTGGACGACGACGGCAAGCCGCTGACCATCGAAGACGCCGCCATGAAGGTCCTCCCGGACGTACAGGGCGCCTTCTCCCTCGTCTTCATGGACGAGCACACGCTGTACGCGGCCCGCGACCCGCAGGGCATCCGCCCGCTGGTCCTCGGCCGCCTGGAGCGCGGCTGGGTCGTCGCATCGGAGTCCGCGGCGCTCGACATCTGCGGCGCCAGCTTCGTCCGCGAGGTCGAACCGGGTGAGTTCATCGCGATCGACGAGAACGGACTGCGAACGTCCCGATTCGCGGAAGCGAAGCCCAAGGGCTGTGTCTTCGAGTACGTCTATCTGGCGCGCCCCGACACGGACATCGCCGGCCGGAACGTCTACCTCTCGCGCGTCGAGATGGGTCGGAAACTCGCCAAGGAAGCTCCCGTCGAGGCCGACCTCGTCATAGCGACCCCGGAGTCCGGAACGCCCGCCGCGATCGGTTACGCGGAAGCCTCCGGCATCCCCTTCGGCGCCGGTCTGGTCAAGAACGCCTATGTCGGCCGGACCTTCATCCAGCCCTCGCAGACGATCCGCCAGCTCGGCATCCGTCTCAAGCTGAACCCCCTCAAGGAAGTCATCAAGGGCAAGCGTCTGGTCGTCGTCGACGACTCGATCGTCCGCGGCAACACCCAGCGCGCCCTGGTCAAGATGCTCCGCGAGGCCGGGGCCGCCGAGATCCACATCCGGATCTCGTCCCCGCCCGTGAAGTGGCCCTGCTTCTTCGGCATCGACTTCGCGACCCGCGCCGAGCTCATCGCCAACGGCATGACGATCGACGAGATCGCCACCTCCATGGGCGCCGACTCGCTCTCGTACATCTCCATCGACGGCATGATCGAGGCCACGACCATCGACAAGCCGAACCTCTGCCGCGCCTGCTTCGACGGCGAGTACCCGATGGACCTGCCCGACCCCGAGCTGCTCGGCAAGCAGCTTCTGGAGACGGAGCTGGCCGCCGGTCCGGCGTCCACGGCAGCGGCCGACGCGATCCGTCGCCCGTAA
- the purM gene encoding phosphoribosylformylglycinamidine cyclo-ligase — protein MPETTGASYAAAGVDIEAGDRAVELMKEWVKKTQRPEVAGLGGLGGFAGLFDASALKRFERPLLASATDGVGTKVDIARQLGVYDTIGHDLVAMVMDDIVVCGAEPLFMTDYICVGKVHPERVAAIVKGIAEGCVLAGCSLVGGETAEHPGLLGPDDFDVAGAGTGAVEADRLLGPDRIRKGDAVIAMAASGLHSNGYSLVRHVVFDRAGWTLDRKVEEFGRTLGEELLEPTKIYSLDCLALTRTTDVHAFSHITGGGLAANLARVIPDGLHAIVDRETWTPGAVFDVVGKAGQVERLELEKTLNMGVGMMAIVPEESADAALTTLADRGVDAWIAGEITERGEHTTGAELIGDYAK, from the coding sequence ATGCCTGAGACCACTGGTGCCAGCTACGCAGCCGCAGGCGTAGACATCGAGGCGGGCGACCGCGCCGTCGAGCTGATGAAGGAATGGGTCAAGAAGACCCAGCGCCCCGAGGTCGCGGGCCTCGGCGGCCTCGGCGGCTTCGCCGGGCTCTTCGACGCCTCGGCCCTCAAGCGCTTCGAGCGCCCGCTGCTCGCCTCCGCGACCGACGGCGTCGGCACGAAGGTGGACATCGCCCGCCAGCTCGGCGTGTACGACACCATCGGCCACGACCTCGTCGCGATGGTCATGGACGACATCGTCGTGTGCGGCGCCGAGCCGCTCTTCATGACCGACTACATCTGCGTCGGCAAGGTCCACCCGGAGCGCGTCGCGGCCATCGTGAAGGGCATCGCCGAGGGCTGTGTCCTCGCCGGCTGCTCGCTCGTGGGCGGCGAGACGGCGGAGCACCCGGGCCTGCTCGGCCCGGACGACTTCGACGTCGCGGGCGCCGGCACGGGCGCCGTGGAGGCCGACCGGCTGCTCGGCCCCGATCGCATCCGTAAGGGTGACGCGGTCATCGCCATGGCGGCATCGGGTCTTCACTCGAACGGGTACTCGCTCGTCCGTCACGTGGTCTTCGACCGCGCGGGATGGACCCTGGACCGGAAGGTCGAGGAGTTCGGCCGCACGCTCGGCGAGGAGCTCCTGGAGCCCACCAAGATCTATTCCCTGGACTGCCTGGCGCTCACCCGCACCACGGACGTCCACGCGTTCAGCCACATCACCGGCGGCGGCCTCGCGGCGAACCTCGCCCGGGTCATCCCGGACGGGCTGCACGCGATCGTCGACCGCGAGACGTGGACGCCCGGCGCGGTCTTCGACGTGGTCGGCAAGGCGGGCCAGGTCGAGCGCCTGGAGCTGGAGAAGACGCTGAACATGGGCGTCGGCATGATGGCGATCGTCCCCGAGGAATCGGCGGACGCGGCCCTGACGACCCTCGCGGACCGTGGCGTGGACGCCTGGATCGCCGGTGAGATCACCGAGCGCGGCGAGCACACCACGGGCGCTGAGCTCATTGGCGACTACGCGAAGTAA
- a CDS encoding DUF3073 domain-containing protein translates to MGRGRAKAKQTKVARQLKYSSGGTDLSRLANELGASTSQQPPNGEPFEDDDEEDDPYAQYADLYNDDEDDDSADESGPSSQRRGA, encoded by the coding sequence ATGGGGCGCGGCCGGGCAAAGGCCAAGCAGACGAAGGTCGCCCGCCAGCTGAAGTACAGCAGCGGCGGGACTGACCTGTCGCGTCTGGCCAATGAGCTGGGCGCTTCGACTTCGCAACAGCCGCCGAATGGCGAGCCGTTCGAGGACGACGACGAGGAAGACGACCCGTACGCCCAGTACGCGGATCTGTATAACGACGACGAGGACGACGACTCTGCCGACGAGTCCGGTCCTTCGTCGCAGCGCCGCGGCGCTTGA
- a CDS encoding Glu/Leu/Phe/Val dehydrogenase dimerization domain-containing protein, producing the protein MTEADNGVLHTLFHSEQGGHEQVVLCQDRASGLKAVIAIHSTALGPALGGTRFYPYASEEAAVADALNLARGMSYKNAMAGLDHGGGKAVIIGDPDVIKSEELLLAYGRFVASLGGRYVTACDVGTYVADMDVVARECRWTTGRSPENGGAGDSSVLTAFGVFQGMRASAQHQWGDPSLRGRKVGVAGVGKVGHHLVEHLLADGAEVVITDVREESVRRITDKHPSVTAVADTEALIRFEGLDVYAPCALGGALNDDSVPVLTAKVVCGAANNQLEHPGVEKDLADRGILYAPDYVVNAGGVIQVADELHGFDFDRCKAKASKIFDTTLAIFARAKDDGIPPAAAADRIAEQRMAEARRR; encoded by the coding sequence GTGACCGAAGCAGACAACGGCGTCCTGCACACCCTGTTCCACTCGGAGCAGGGGGGACACGAGCAAGTCGTGCTGTGCCAGGACCGCGCCAGCGGCCTCAAGGCCGTCATCGCCATCCACTCCACCGCCCTGGGCCCCGCCCTCGGCGGCACCCGCTTCTATCCGTACGCGAGCGAGGAAGCCGCCGTCGCGGACGCGCTGAACCTCGCGCGCGGGATGTCGTACAAGAACGCCATGGCCGGGCTCGACCACGGCGGCGGCAAGGCCGTGATCATCGGCGACCCGGACGTCATCAAGAGCGAGGAGCTGCTTCTCGCCTACGGACGCTTCGTGGCCTCGCTCGGCGGCCGCTACGTGACGGCGTGCGACGTCGGTACGTACGTCGCGGACATGGATGTCGTCGCGCGGGAGTGCCGCTGGACGACCGGCCGCTCCCCCGAGAACGGCGGCGCGGGCGACTCCTCCGTGCTCACCGCCTTCGGTGTCTTCCAGGGCATGCGCGCCTCCGCCCAGCACCAGTGGGGCGACCCGTCGCTGCGCGGCCGCAAGGTCGGCGTCGCCGGCGTCGGCAAGGTCGGCCACCACCTCGTGGAGCACCTCCTGGCGGACGGCGCCGAGGTCGTGATCACCGATGTGCGCGAGGAGTCCGTACGCCGGATCACCGACAAGCACCCGTCCGTGACGGCCGTCGCCGACACCGAGGCGCTGATCCGCTTCGAGGGCCTCGACGTGTACGCCCCGTGCGCGCTCGGTGGCGCCCTGAACGACGACTCCGTGCCGGTGCTCACCGCGAAGGTGGTCTGCGGCGCCGCCAACAACCAGCTCGAGCACCCGGGCGTCGAGAAGGACCTCGCGGACCGCGGGATCCTCTACGCGCCGGACTACGTGGTGAACGCCGGCGGCGTGATCCAGGTCGCGGACGAGCTGCACGGCTTCGACTTCGACCGGTGCAAGGCGAAGGCGTCGAAGATCTTCGACACCACTCTCGCCATATTCGCTCGTGCGAAGGACGACGGCATTCCGCCGGCCGCAGCGGCCGACAGGATCGCCGAGCAGCGGATGGCGGAGGCCCGCCGCCGCTGA
- the bldC gene encoding developmental transcriptional regulator BldC: MTARTPDAEPLLTPAEVATMFRVDPKTVTRWAKAGKLTSIRTLGGHRRYREAEVRALLAGIPQQRSEA; the protein is encoded by the coding sequence ATGACCGCTCGCACCCCTGATGCCGAGCCGCTGCTGACCCCGGCTGAGGTCGCCACGATGTTCCGCGTCGACCCCAAGACGGTGACGCGCTGGGCCAAGGCTGGCAAGCTCACGTCGATTCGCACGCTCGGCGGGCATCGCCGTTACCGCGAGGCTGAGGTCCGCGCACTGCTCGCGGGTATCCCGCAGCAGCGCAGCGAGGCCTGA
- a CDS encoding DUF6274 family protein, translated as MAMSAQHETRALLRAHLAAATGYRHLTRHCPICHRLQRLALEAAPAPQGGRESGEDEGPPNA; from the coding sequence ATGGCTATGTCCGCACAGCACGAGACGCGCGCCCTGTTGCGCGCCCACCTGGCGGCCGCGACCGGGTACCGCCATCTGACCCGGCACTGCCCGATCTGCCACCGGCTGCAGCGGCTCGCCCTGGAGGCCGCCCCCGCCCCTCAGGGCGGCCGTGAGAGCGGCGAGGACGAAGGTCCCCCCAACGCATGA